In Microbulbifer salipaludis, a genomic segment contains:
- a CDS encoding oxidoreductase has translation MTTTAEIKTALIGYGFSATTFHLPFILNLPPFRFTAVSTSKGEQVQQQHPEVEVYAEPEALLSQSDADLVIITAPNKAHFALAKLALQQGKHVVLEKPFVTRVEQGDELIALAQKQQRVLSVYHNRRWDGDFLTVQKLIADGRLGRVRYFESHFDRFRPEVRKRWRESAVEGGGILFDLGPHMLDQALQLFGPPMAITAQVKTLRPQAEVDDFFHLTLHYPEHLAVLRSSPFCASPNLRFEVQGETGNFIKRGLDPQEDHLRSGQLPVTETWAQEPPEQYGQLYSADGVTTIPTETGGYQHYYHMLARAILDGGEVPVSAEQALWNIRLIHLAQQSAASGQTIQVDHNN, from the coding sequence ATGACCACCACCGCCGAAATCAAAACCGCCCTAATCGGCTACGGTTTTTCCGCCACCACTTTTCACCTGCCGTTCATCCTGAACCTGCCGCCCTTCCGCTTTACCGCGGTCAGTACGTCCAAGGGAGAACAGGTCCAGCAACAGCACCCGGAGGTAGAGGTTTATGCGGAGCCGGAAGCCCTTTTAAGCCAGAGCGATGCCGACCTGGTAATCATCACCGCGCCCAACAAAGCGCACTTTGCATTGGCCAAGCTCGCCCTGCAGCAGGGCAAGCATGTGGTGCTGGAAAAGCCCTTTGTCACCCGCGTTGAACAGGGAGACGAGCTGATCGCACTGGCCCAAAAACAGCAGCGGGTATTGAGCGTTTACCACAACCGCCGTTGGGACGGTGACTTCCTGACGGTGCAGAAACTGATTGCCGATGGCCGCCTGGGTAGGGTGCGTTACTTTGAAAGCCACTTCGACCGTTTCCGCCCCGAGGTGCGCAAGCGCTGGCGGGAGTCTGCGGTAGAAGGCGGTGGCATCCTGTTCGACCTCGGGCCGCATATGCTCGACCAGGCGCTACAACTGTTTGGCCCACCGATGGCGATTACGGCACAGGTAAAAACCCTGCGCCCCCAGGCGGAAGTCGATGACTTTTTCCACCTCACCCTGCACTACCCAGAGCACTTGGCTGTGCTGCGCAGCAGCCCCTTCTGTGCCTCGCCTAACCTGCGCTTCGAGGTACAGGGTGAGACCGGCAATTTTATAAAGCGCGGCCTGGATCCTCAGGAAGATCACCTGAGATCAGGACAACTACCGGTTACCGAAACGTGGGCGCAGGAGCCCCCGGAGCAATACGGTCAGCTTTACTCAGCCGACGGGGTTACCACAATCCCCACAGAAACCGGCGGCTACCAGCATTACTATCATATGCTTGCGCGGGCCATTCTAGATGGTGGCGAAGTACCGGTGAGCGCAGAGCAGGCCCTGTGGAATATCCGCTTGATCCACCTGGCGCAGCAGAGCGCTGCCAGTGGCCAAACAATCCAGGTCGATCACAACAACTGA